tccttgtttcctctttggtgctaaggaggcaggcgtaggcgcggagtaccgaggcatcaggcagaggtttccgtatcggtgcaacaagaccaagaccagcaggacgacaagatggaggtcaccatggagcccaagacggcgtcaccaccagagccttttgcaggcgaggaccacttttgtcaggatagcttgtactagctgtcccctttcaaattgcccgctgttgttggctctcttcccgctcaatatttggggagagcaccagggcctatataagtagaactagccaccacagtagggggcatcgGATCTGGTCTCAAACTCATTCAGagccatctcacccacacaagttcgacaggcacaagaacacctcaacctcaggaggttgttcttccccttgtactgttcatcatcagcccaagaggcaatccaccaccaccacactggagtagggtattacaccacaacggtggcccgaaccagtgtaaatctcgtgtctttctgtgttgtgagttcgtcgagttcgtccgcgagatcttagcgagctagggcgtggatcggtagggggaaagaacttcgtgcgcaccccagagttcgaaccttaaggattttgccggaaccccacatccgacaaacctcatgagcatcaacaccaagacggtacctgaccgagtcaagttgtagttgcatgctcctttatatgtactctcacagtttgatgtgcactaacactttccatattcgttgttgaactagcaccacgacgcaagcggaaacatacatcagggataatgcttgacagattaacaaaatctaaaggaggaagaatggagatccattttgaggcaggttttaaaaggccacgtgatgctacagagtcagccaagttagtatcagaggcaaccattgtcgttaggtgtcatgcacgtatcctcccaacgtggatccaatacaggaatgagaaagacaatacccagtttaacaccttccttgaccatttatctgcaAGTAAttttattcatcgcaatttgtaatattgtcttgctctgtgccatactttctagcttcctcctaataagactcacattcttttttcaacagatgaggttcaagttggatccgaaagatgatgcaactaaacaagcatgcactcatgtttttcagtatgctttgcgacagtatcggtaccaccttagaaaatctcactttgaaggcaaggctaataatgaaatcacccaaacatctccagtggaatatattacagatgaagactggacatgccttgttaaacactagtctgatccaaagtatcaggtagggtatatttatttgatcagaccacatattgaacttgtgtttatgtatgtgccttacaagtgtatcttcttctaggctaactgtttgaagaacaagaccaaccgttctaaagtgaaattccaacaaacaacaggatctcgtagctatattgcacactgcgaggctcttgtaaatagctgctagttccttctttttctgtgccatattatcgtatctatattgacttgttccaaatacagaggaaaacccgtgcgaaccaaaaagaacctgaaccgaatgcagtgcaaatcctcaaggattgccacaccagcaagatgaagggcatgagcacaccagttcaggccgttgttgtaagtccttactcctcctgcctttgaactgattggtacagtgatgtgttcaattaactgcttggtttgcagccaatgtcagttactctgttcacttttatacacagttgtcttaacgtatcatttcaccttacatggtttaaaagagatgaagtatattcttttggtcttgatctgtaatgtAGTTGTGATGTtgacgtgcgcacacaatgatagaaTAGCCTGATTGTTTTacatctgtttgcccatgatatgaatgatgtcatactatcttcatcctactttaaaccatgtctgtttatccttagatgtcaacgaatgtgaggaaatagacaatacagtaggcatgctacatggacatatgttccgaaaatgattttattatgtagttggcactacaatacatgttaatgtattacagtagttcaccaaaataagttatgtataaacgtgaaacctactttgtttgtttttgtcgcattagtaacttatctggcacactaatctacaagttcaaattttcagcaagctatggaacaaatgattgaacagccacaaccacctgaaggtgacgaggctaccaaggcacaatgtcacctcttgctgcagtgtgttagtatctctccactaacagtgcaaaaagcaccttcctgcgtaattctgggttggttgtcaaggtaacctcgccCAAATCGCCTACTGGACAAAATgttccggctagacagagtgatatatctgtgctccaaacacaagtccaatccctaatagGCGTTGtgttggaaacaagaatagtggttgacaaatgtcgtgaagatatgaatggttttgaaaccagactatcaaacatttgcttcgttgttcaagagcaatggctgAAAAAAGGgtaagatcgtgctgctccatcagattctacagcctgaaacattagcactcaggtcaaatgatttgtgcttctataaatctgatggtgcttttatctgcaaggactgtaaactttatgccaacatgccttttgttgtatggttggaatttattttgttgtgatacatcatttatgatgctgccaaaggttgcagtaattacgacgtgtatagtgtaggtttatcttagtaatgtattcggtcgAAAGTTTTGTAGGAGCCGAACATGCTAACATACGTCGGGCCCATttcaattgggctaaaaacgattttGGGCCGAAATTTTCATGtacccactaaaaatatctgggcctaaatcagcataagctttcatatttttctggtaggcctgtgcccatagtggccctttaacaggcctaaacataatttgggccctcagtaataataggccatttacaggtgtaaatatctcaagcccataaaaacatgggcctttaataggccgaaagtaagATTGGACCCTAATtgggccaaataacccactggtcttagcaggccgaaatggtggcccatttacaatgcggatcgtccacaggccgaaattcagacgggccgtaaatgcgctgacctactacacgggcctttaacaggccggaagtttggtcgggcttgattagtgtcatttttctATGGACCATTAGTACGCCCGATGgggcgttgggccacatatggcccatggatttcgtccgacgttaacaggccgaaagtcacaacaggctgaaagtggctcaaatctatagtgggcctctaacaggccgaatgtcagacatggccgaatatgacccgtATCCTTCACGTTAGTTTATGGGCCGAACGTTTCAATGGcttataaatgggcccaaatgaagcaggacctttaacaggccggaaacacaccgagccctaattcggcccaaatacttagcggattgttaacgggccagaagtgacaatgggccgcgataatgacaagtttaggacgggccgttGACGAGCCGATTTGACACTAACCGTACGGgacttaactgagaatgttgggcctttagctgggcgggcctattatggtctgcaaaatcttgtgggcctttagctgggccggcccattatggtccgctaaatcttgtggtcctttagttgggccggcccatttaatctttatgggccacttttgggccgtcccatgtgtcaacgtatcataggcgcatctcgcccattggatgagtgacacctgtgccaacgcgtaGCTGACATgtggttccgtcagccaatgagaattttacatgtggaaaatcggcattggtcgttgctgttagcaggttatcggatccaaaaccggaccgacAGCTTAACGacatcccgttacggtggatgccacgtgtcggtcacccttaacgaaagcacttatatgacgcatgatttatcgtcatggaagtggacacttctgtgatgataattttggtaatgtcatggaacacttctacgacagcacaggatgactatcttgattctgtcataaaatcgtcatggatgtacatgcatgacagaaaacgtgacctactgtgacaaacacgtatcatcatgaaagtgtattttttgtaatGATTAGTGTTAAATTATGTCAAGATTTAACTGATGTCACGTAAAATTGTCAATGAAGATAAAAGGTGCTGAATGAATGGATGTAGATAGCTTCTGCAAGCATAAACTTCCTTGCCAGGAAATTAAACCCCCAATACTTAGACCATCCACCAAAACCATCAAGATCAATGCTAAGAGAATTCAAGAGAATATAAACACAATGATACAAACAATTTAAAGGAAATTTGTGTATATTCACAAACTAAATGTTAGTACCAGCAATTGCTTTTGTCTGTTCAGCGACAACTGGGACAACAGACAAAACAATGGGCATATTGGTAGGTGCAGACCACAAATGAAGCAACTCTCTCTCCAGGCGCATAACGTGTCGAACAACAGAGACCACAATAACTATGGATGAACGTGCAGATCTCCTATAGGCCATCATACAACCATAGTTATAGTCATGGACGACGAATCCATATAGCCCTTGTAAAAAACATATGGCGTGTAAATCAGCTTGTTCATAAGCATTCATGAACCCACAACAGGCTGAGCCCCAAAAAAACTCTCGCCGAGGCACTCGACGAGAACCATCCCCGGGAGAGCTCAGGCTCTACCCCAGTAAGGACAGAGCTAGCCATCTTCTGTGACCTCCCACAGGTACAAAAGGGATGGCAAAGCGCATTCGGCCACCACAACCTCCAAAATAGGAATAACAACCGAAACAAATGCACACATCCTGCTGACATGTAAGAACGAAATATATAATAAAGTAGATGACTCCCGGCCATGTCCGGAACATACACTGAAACAATTAAGAGGCTATAGAACATGAAAGTACAAACAGAAAGTAGAGCAGCAAGACAGGCAGAGTCACATAGCAGCAAACCTTGACAAGGCCGGACGAGCAGAATGGAGACGCAGTAATGAGCTAAACGGAGATTGTGCACGAGATCAGTAAAAGATGGAACAACCTGCAAAATAGCAAGGGAAACGAATGGTCAGCATAAGACAACGGCGTGCAACTATATATGATCTATAAAAAACAAACCAACTGTAATTCGAAAGACAAGATCACATGCCATCGTCAAACAATCAGTCCATAAAGATCATTAGTACATAAAAGATCAGAACACAGGAGAAAGAACGAGTATTGAGTGTTTCTTTGCGTGCGACCCTACACACGTGCGAAAGGGCTGAGAAAGCACACGTGCTGCAATGGCATTCCAAAATAGGTGCAACGATGGAAACAAAAGCGTTCATCCATTCAAACGCAAACAGCAAACAAGCAACAAAATAAAAGCAAAACAAAAAGATACATCGCCTTTTAACATCACTATTTTACAAAAGTATCAGCGTCATCATATCCTCATACAAGTAGCGGAAACTAACACAACGAACCACGCACAACTAATGCGAGATGAAAACACATGGCACCAGACAAATATTTCATCAAACAGCCCTcgcgcatttcatcaaacacctaaCAGGCACGCACCCATAGAGAAGTAGAGGAGGCGCGCACTAACCTGGACAGCAAGGACTGAATGACCCACACTCCTACGAAGGAGCCAACGTGAAAACCAGGCAAACTTTGCATGAAGGGAGCAAATGGAAACATACGGGATCAGTAAATTGCAGCAACAACGGCAGTAAAGAACCGGAGGAGCAGAATAGAAAGAACCTCAACCAACAGCACCCATGGAGGAACGGATGGCCATGGTGCAGGCGCTCGAATGGGACGAAGCGAGGCGACGAACAGAGCGAGCAGTAGGGCGGAAAGGAGGACGATAGCGAGTGGGCGAAGCGAGCGAGCAGCCTGGGCATGCCAGACGCACGCGACGCGGTAGCAGCCCCACGAAGTGACACACGCACGTCACAGAGCCCCCGGCCGCACGTCAGGCTCGGCACCATGGCACCAAGCAAGCCACACCCCAGAAGAAGGAGGTGAGTAACAGACCGGTGGGCCCTTCCCAGTGTGGTGCCCACAGTCAGCAGCACAGCCGCAACAAGCAGGTGGACGAGCAAATCCAACCGAGCCACTAGAAACTACCCAGCCGAACAGACGGTGCATAGATGGGCGATCGGTCAAAGCGAACACAGAAAAAGAGATGAGCCCCAATGACGCGTGGGTTCAAGGGAAGCGGGATCCAAGTGGCAGTGCCCGCAAACGGTAACAGACGACCCGGAGAAAAAGAAGCCGCCAGGTACGCCTCACGACGCGACGCGGCATGGCGATGGTGTCCCTCCTCGCTCCATGCGCGAGACGCGGTCAGCAGAATCACGACCTCACACGAGCCAATCCAGACACGGGAGGCCGCGCGCACACAAATAAACAACAGCCACGACACCGACACACGGGAACAAGGAGAAGATAGGCCCACGTACAGCGAGTGAGCGGGAACCGCAGATGATTAAACACGAGCGACCGAGAATTGGACATAGCGCGCAGCACCCACGACGCACGCTCGGCTGTGACGCTCGCATACGCGGTGCGGCAGGATCGGCCGCCCAGGCACAAGGCTCACCCAGCCAATCGGTTCAGTGGCCGAGCCCACAGGTCATGGCCTGCCATGCATTCACCCTGCGGTCAAAACAAAAATGAACGAAGATCCAATGTCAACCAACGCAAAATACACTGTTTGACCAACATCCAACGGCCCAAATCAAAGGAAAACAAGGGACAACCGAGGAGATGAGTTGGCTAGCCTCATTATATGTTAAactggcaccggaatgatagacctcctcgatgatgtaagggccttcccatttagagagaagctttcctgcaaaaaatcttaaacgagagttgtatagcaaaatatgatcacctacattgaactcacgcttttgtatccttttgtcatgcaatcttttaaccttttctttaaaaaacttggcattctcataggcttgggctctcaattcatcaagtgagctaatgtcaaataacttcttctcaccggcaagtttgaaatcatagttgagctctttgatatcccaatatgccttatgttctagttcaagaggtaaatgacatgctttttcataaaccattttatatggagactgTCAGATTCAGGGTTCCGTAGACGTTTGAGAGGTTACAattctggggtgcgtgcgaagaactcgtcctccccaggcTGCCCGCTACCTGAATCCACGGCCTAGCTAGTCGAACCCAACGAACAAGAGAcatagcagtttatcctggttcgagccaccttgcggtgtaattctctactccagctttgtggtggattgcctcgaggggctgaggaagaactagtacagtggacaaacaacctcaggaggtgaggtgttcttgggctcgatgagctggtggatgagaggatgatctgaatgatcccccctctatggtggtggctaagtcctatttatagtggccttggtcctcttcccaaatgtaggcgagaggggatcccacaatggccaaattcgaagggagacaactagtacaagctatcttgacaaaagtggtcttcgcctgcaaaagcctctggtggtgacgctgtggtgggctccgcgatgaccgccgtcctggcggtcttggtcttgttgcaccgatatgaaaacctttgcctgattccacgggaccccgcacctgcgcttgcctccttagcaccgaagaggaaactggtacactgtgcccgctggcgcccgcctggccttggtcgtcacggctcacgtcatgtgaacctcgtgagCTGCTGCTTGCactgatatctccgctcctcgggagccagcctagtgaggccgcccccaaggaggtcttggtgtcgtccgcctcgcgagggtcttgggctgTTGTTGCTAatgctgggccgtaccaggccgccgaTAGAGCCACGTCGTggcccgcaggcaggcaagtctgggtaccaccgttcctagaacgccgacagtagcccccgggcccaaggcgtgctcgaacttggcttcgaggcgaagccaaagggcaagtgcagagcgccgcgggccccaaccgcctgcggccatggttgacgcgtggcaattgacaggacgtgggcgcctccgcttccccgtGCTGCCTCAGCAACTAATCGACTTGGCGAGACTCTCCTGCGTCCAGAGAAAATCCATCATTACGTGCAAtcgtggaggccggtggttggcctccttCCGGCTATAAATGGGGAGTGGGGCGGAGCCCCCCTTGCTCATCTCCTTCTTCTCGCTACCCgctccttcttccttctctcctTGCCGTCTCGCCGTGGTACCCATGGCGCCGATTAGGAGGTTCTCCGCCGTGGAGAAAGGGAAGACCCCTCACGAGGAGCAGGGGCTacttccaccgaagaagaggctcAGCCGCCCCCGCGACATCGGCGAGAGGCCAGAGGTGACGCgaccttggtacgagcggcctctgCCTGGCTTCCCGCTCCCTCTACGCCCAAGCGCAAGGCTCCGGAGGAGGCGGCAGCGCCCCGCGCCATGCCAGCCACGGCCGTGGTGGCCAGGCCGAGATTGCACGGGCTGACGGCCCGCGAACCCACGCCAAAGGCTCCTCCcacgagttcgtggtgtgggcggcgatgtcACCGCGCACATGGATCCAACTCCCACGGTTCTTTGCCgaggagatgccgccgagggggccactTGAGCTATGGCTGCAGCATGCCGGATGTTGCATTCTGGCCAcgggggcggaggtcgaggtcgtcccccTGGGCAAGATCTTCAAGGTCCGGGGATGGGGCAAGGTCGCCCGCGCCTGCCACGCGGAGGGgtccctcgccatccacttcgagtacgacagcGCCTCCACGccgtccttcaaggtcttcgacgaggagggtcgccgcctggagtgctgccctagagGGAGCGGCCTGTGTGGCGTGGCTGCGGGCATCGAGCCTGCCTCCGATCCTgtcgacagctcctccagcggcagcgacgactcctgcgagtccagcgactctcccaagCCTAGCGAGTCTCCGCagtcgagcgacgacagctacgtgccaccgagctctcgccgtgcccgcaGCGCGGCAGCCACTCGGCGTCGAcgatgatctggatggggttggcgccggccccaCGTGGCCCACTGTTGCTGACGGCGTCGACGGCGGTGCCCGTAGCCAAGGCTTCTTGAGGTTTTTCTCcctttgttccctgtgaggaatcgagACAGACCCCATGGGGGTATGTACAGAACTTGTAATGCTTTTGCTCCAATGTTTATTACTCCTAGCATAAGGTTGCGTCTGCATGTCTCGCTTCGGCATTGTTCCCCCTTTTCGTCCTCGCTATAGCTTAGCGCTCTACGccggcaggtcccagtccccaggcaagcttcagccatcgctggtatgccaggtcgcgataccgtggtcaaggccaggaggtgagcggcccaaggtccggtaagagctcctgaggcgcgatgctcaagaggtcccctttggcgtgcaagcagcttccTGGGGGTCGAAAAGGAAGGCGGCATTGCCAGAGCGAGGCTGCGAGAGTCGAAAATTCCAGATAGTGGCCTCATGCTAACATGAATAGGTGACTTATCTTAACAAGCCTGAGGTGATTCCTTTGCGCGGCGCCTGATTGTGCTTTAGCAGTGGTGCTACCAGGTAGGGCTCACACcggcctcccctttcctcgcccatctaagtgctctacgtcctcgagtcccaaccctcgagcgaggctcagccgccgttggtatgccaggtcgcgatgccgtggttaaggccaggggtgagggctggagagtcagtaggagctcctAAGGCGCGGTGCTCGAGAGCGCCGCTTTAACACGCAAGCGAATTGCGTAGAAAAGGGACGGTCGGCGGGGCTGCCTATAGTCAAGCTCTGGAGATTCCTGTGGGTTAGTTCGAGAGGAGAATATAACTCACAATCACGTTTGCTGTCCTGCCGCTGATCTTTCTGCAaaaagatgaaggcactgaggacttggtgaggtgacgtgcgcggggcaggccgcgagccatcgctcgatctctcagatttttcagcgttgcagggacggacccgagcacaagcactGTGCCAGCACGTGTATCCCCCGTTGCAGGATGAGCAGAGGGCCGGTCAGCAACGCAGGAGGCCGCGAAGGGCAATAAACAACAGGCAAGTAGATGGTAAACATTCAACAATTCATGGAAGGAGGTAAAGCTAGTTCtaatagatgcaagaacgatacatgccacagggacagacccacgtggcctggggaaGATGCACCCCGAGCGGCGCCCCTGACTGAATAAACCGGAAAATGTCACCTCgcaccgttgctgaagagatgttgaaGCAGCTGAAGACGCgcgctgaagaagtcgctcctcaggAGCCACTTGGGTCCTGAACCTCGGTAGGATCAGGGGGGGGCGGGGGGCTCGCGAAGAACCGTtgccacctccgccaggaccgcgtggtgcctggcctcccgaGCCGCCAGAACACTCCGCAGGTGACactggaaggtgacagccgcgttcggcaggccgaagggcatgcaaacgtagctgtgagggggaggGGCCCACACGGCCAACACACGATGGCCAAAAGCGCTCCTGgaatgcggccctgttgagccctggaatgttgatgcagacgcgcagctcatcgtcctcgccaggacaaggagccACGCCAGGTGGTGGGCAGCGGTCGCCGTGCATGGccctctgtcacgaccggtttttcaataaaatatttattgagagaccaatccctttgtacggaccagtaaagaagaatttcttctcactggtagacactatcttggtcacagaagaaaaataccagttgtactgaatataatacaaggttgagcggagactgctcaacaatttattacatgaacgccgataaaacataacggcggatagggtggcatgactactaactcacgataacaacggtggtggaaatatcaccgcggagtgggtgatatgactcctgaaaactacagctcttcgagcgtcggagtgaggctcgaggagacttattgcgggtggcggaagcgtatataatacaagtgaccaatatccaggatcgcatgggactgactgggattcctctaggcgtcggactcactatcaaactcttcatccaggagatcgccttcgtcaacatctggccaaatcaactagccaggtgagtactatgaaagtactcgcaagacagttcggacatatgatataacaaatgtaaacatgatgcatatgaacagattacaAGTGCGTGCAGACATAGAGATAACAATGCATGGggaaaaataacagagaagtcgggcggtagtcctcccgaaatctcaaaataaatactgggtgccaaacgagggtctgaatgactcctcgagaggaaactgcaagaataataataccggtgccaaacgagggtctgaatgactcctcgagaggaaactgcaagaataataatgccgcagtcgggcgtcggggtgacaccacataaagggcttataacaaaaaaaGAAGAcaatgcatgccacagtcggacgtctgagcgacatcacataaagggcttatattgaaagcaaaaggcaaacatgccacagtcggacgtctgagcgacatcacataaagggcttatattgcagctcaataattcagtagctcgagaacataaattattacaagtacgagacaagtataaggttagtccatccgtaggaataacaattaaactgggtctACCGctagagcttgttcaccggggataaaaTTTCCACGAGggtagatatggatatactgatcaccctacttgatcatggatatgatgacttggaaggatttgactctgcagagtttgtacttaaccacagccaacggatttcagtagtcacggggactagttccgtttacggtgttttggaagaaacacgtctaaccagtacacacccattcaacattccgaagccagggatcaccctcagcaacgttcaagaaaaaccttgagacggggaggctacaacctcgcgtagcatggggtcaaatttctatacgcgcgctctaagggggtgccccccctctcggtcccaaccggaaacacccatgccccctgaccggatgac
This region of Triticum aestivum cultivar Chinese Spring chromosome 2D, IWGSC CS RefSeq v2.1, whole genome shotgun sequence genomic DNA includes:
- the LOC123049345 gene encoding uncharacterized protein; the encoded protein is MVPSLTCGRGLCDVRVSLRGAATASRASGMPRLLARFAHSLSSSFPPYCSLCSSPRFVPFERLHHGHPFLHGCCWLSLPGFHVGSFVGVWVIQSLLSRLFHLLLISCTISV